A window of Adhaeribacter arboris genomic DNA:
GAAGAAGTTACTACCGCGCCATCGCCTTTTTCCAGTTTATTTACCTCCGCTGCCAGTTCATCCGAATTAGGATTCCCAAACCGGCTGTACATATAATGTTGCCCCGGCTCATCGAAATAAGCTTCCAGCTCATTTAAATCGTTGAAAGTAAAAACGGAAGTCTGGTAAATTGGGGTTATTTTGGGTTTGATGGGAGCGTGTTCGTTAGCCGACATAAGTATTTTCTTGGCGAGGCGGTAAATTAGCTTGATTCCGCTTAAAATGAAATTTTATTGTGATAAAGAAAAGTGACCCTCAGCTAAAGGTTAAAAAAGCAGAATGTCATATTTTAAACCCTTAATATTTTCAATTTTTATAAACCTGCAACCTGTAATTTTACTCATCCTTATACTTGCGTTTTAAGTCGCCGTTTTTAATTTGTTGAATCAGCTGCCCCCAGGCGAACGGGTTAAGAAGAGGGTTATTATTGTATTGATTGGGCATGGTTTGCTTGTTTAAATACATGTTCTGCATATCCATGGTATGGCGGAAATTAGCGGACGGTCCAATGGCAGTATTATCAAATATGCGGGCCATTAATTGTTCATTTAGGTTTTTCTCAGCCGCCGATTTTTGTTCGTCGGGTACGCGCAAGGCCAGAAAAGCTTTCTTAAATAATTCTTCGGTAGGATAAGGAAAAACCCGTACTTCGGGTAATAGCGTGGCATCTTCTTTTAATTCCAGTACCACCGAGTAACTTTGCTTATTGTAATTGCGGGGAATCAAAACGGTTAAGTGTTTGTAACCAAGGGCTCGTACTACCACACTATCGCCGGCTAATACCGGCATAGAGAAATAGCCGTAATCGTTAGTAACGGTACCGCGGCCCGCTTTAGGTACATAAACGGTAACTCCTGGTACGCCATACAAACTATCGCCGCTGGCAACAATACCCGATAATTGCACCACGGCCGCTTTGCCCTGGGCCGACGCCTTTTCCGGAGTTAAAAATCCGATGAGGCTTAACAGGCAGCAAAAAGTAAATTTTATAGAGCTACTAATAAATCGAGCTCGAAAGAAGTAATAAGGTAACATATTTGCGTTCATTCTTTACAAGTATACTATTTTTCTGAATTTAATCAGATAAGACTTGGCATTTTATAACTGGTAAATTTTAAATTAATCGCGCTGGTTATTGAGTATAAAAAATCATTCTGCCCTTTCATTATGTTGTATATCAAAAGAGATATTACTTCATTGGTTTGATATTTTTTATACCTATTTATACTATCTGTAATTTTTATCTAACGCAAATGCGGCTGAAACATTTTAACGTAACCTTCGGCGAACAGGTATTTAAAGCACTGGGCGACGAATCACGGTTACGCATTTTAAATTTGATCATAAAAAACTCCGAGATGTGCATTTCGGATATCGAACAGGTTTTAGATTTTACGCAAACCAAAACTTCGCGGCATTTGTCTTATTTGAAACTTTCGGGTTTAGTAGCCTTTAAGCGAATCGACAACTGGGT
This region includes:
- a CDS encoding carboxypeptidase-like regulatory domain-containing protein encodes the protein MNANMLPYYFFRARFISSSIKFTFCCLLSLIGFLTPEKASAQGKAAVVQLSGIVASGDSLYGVPGVTVYVPKAGRGTVTNDYGYFSMPVLAGDSVVVRALGYKHLTVLIPRNYNKQSYSVVLELKEDATLLPEVRVFPYPTEELFKKAFLALRVPDEQKSAAEKNLNEQLMARIFDNTAIGPSANFRHTMDMQNMYLNKQTMPNQYNNNPLLNPFAWGQLIQQIKNGDLKRKYKDE
- a CDS encoding ArsR/SmtB family transcription factor; translation: MRLKHFNVTFGEQVFKALGDESRLRILNLIIKNSEMCISDIEQVLDFTQTKTSRHLSYLKLSGLVAFKRIDNWVYYYLRDETADLLHTIFTYLEKDELLLKDQETYRVLYSNRELAVNKLHNRKWMPQ